In Tachysurus vachellii isolate PV-2020 chromosome 10, HZAU_Pvac_v1, whole genome shotgun sequence, the following proteins share a genomic window:
- the LOC132852163 gene encoding uncharacterized protein LOC132852163 isoform X1 → MFTSCGRRCRSACACCCKENATWTEAMVNENRLSLRGNNIDNISSSISTMRNVSIQITNCTDSYTLSNPRTYTSSGYCLNPPQPTVAKKTSEACSFTKTHFSARGCVGVLAYEILNDEGHFVGDLVIMFSVPYIWYENYLALGIFENQVSCNDDLFYEMYNMKGPFTRERAKGSEVMYCGQGICVKGTMSAAGNAIIKVEFRDL, encoded by the exons ATGTTTACCAGCTGTGGGCGTCGGTGTCGGTCAGCCTGTGCATGCTGCTGTAAGGAAAATGCCACCTGGACAGAA GCAATGGTCAATGAGAATAGGTTGTCTTTGAGAGGCAACAACATTGACAATATATCCAGCAGTATAAGCACCATGAGAAATGTGTCCATTCAAATTACCAATTGCACAGACAGCTACACCTTATCAAACCCAAG GACCTACACTAGCAGTGGATATTGTCTTAATCCTCCTCAGCCTACAGTAGCAAAAAAGACCAGTGAAGCCTGCAGCTTTACCAAAACACACTTTTCGGCACGTGGCTGTGTTGGAGTCCTGGCATACGAGATCCTTAATGATGAAGGGCACTTTGTCGGGGATCTTGTCATAATGTTTTCTGTGCCTTACATTTGGTATGAAAACTATTTAGCACTTGGAATTTTTGAAAACCAAGTCTCATGTAATGATGATCTGTTTTATGAAATGTATAACATGAAAGGTCCATTCACCAGGGAAAGGGCTAAAGGAAGTGAAGTCATGTATTGTGGACAAGGAATTTGTGTGAAGGGAACAATGTCCGCTGCAGGCAATGCAATAATAAAAGTTGAATTTCGAGATTTGTAA
- the LOC132852163 gene encoding deep-sea actinoporin Cjtox I-like isoform X2 — protein sequence MVNENRLSLRGNNIDNISSSISTMRNVSIQITNCTDSYTLSNPRTYTSSGYCLNPPQPTVAKKTSEACSFTKTHFSARGCVGVLAYEILNDEGHFVGDLVIMFSVPYIWYENYLALGIFENQVSCNDDLFYEMYNMKGPFTRERAKGSEVMYCGQGICVKGTMSAAGNAIIKVEFRDL from the exons ATGGTCAATGAGAATAGGTTGTCTTTGAGAGGCAACAACATTGACAATATATCCAGCAGTATAAGCACCATGAGAAATGTGTCCATTCAAATTACCAATTGCACAGACAGCTACACCTTATCAAACCCAAG GACCTACACTAGCAGTGGATATTGTCTTAATCCTCCTCAGCCTACAGTAGCAAAAAAGACCAGTGAAGCCTGCAGCTTTACCAAAACACACTTTTCGGCACGTGGCTGTGTTGGAGTCCTGGCATACGAGATCCTTAATGATGAAGGGCACTTTGTCGGGGATCTTGTCATAATGTTTTCTGTGCCTTACATTTGGTATGAAAACTATTTAGCACTTGGAATTTTTGAAAACCAAGTCTCATGTAATGATGATCTGTTTTATGAAATGTATAACATGAAAGGTCCATTCACCAGGGAAAGGGCTAAAGGAAGTGAAGTCATGTATTGTGGACAAGGAATTTGTGTGAAGGGAACAATGTCCGCTGCAGGCAATGCAATAATAAAAGTTGAATTTCGAGATTTGTAA
- the LOC132852142 gene encoding uncharacterized protein LOC132852142 — protein sequence MFTSCGRRCRSACACCCKENASMTEMPYMFGLVSVIEKTALVSTTSSASPLIEYGLSLRGTNIDSISHSIGTMRNVSIQITNFTDSYTLSNPRTYTSSGYCLNPPQPTVARKTSEACSFTKTHFSARGCVGVLAYKILKDEEHFVGELVIMFSVPFDYNLYENYFALGIIENHVSCNDDLFYEMYNMKGTFTRERAKGSEVMYCGQGTCVKGTMSPAGNAIIKVEFRDL from the exons ATGTTTACCAGCTGTGGGCGTCGGTGTCGGTCAGCCTGTGCATGCTGTTGTAAGGAAAATGCCAGCATGACAGAG ATGCCGTACATGTTTGGGCTGGTCAGTGTAATAGAGAAAACT GCATTAGTCAGTACTACTAGCTCAGCATCACCTCTTATTGAGTATGGGTTGTCTTTGAGAGGCACCAACATTGACAGTATATCCCACAGTATAGGCACCATGAGAAATGTGTCCATTCAAATTACCAATTTCACAGACAGCTACACCTTATCAAACCCAAG GACCTACACTAGCAGTGGATATTGTCTTAATCCTCCTCAGCCTACTGTAGCAAGAAAGACCAGTGAAGCCTGCAGCTTTACCAAAACACACTTTTCAGCACGTGGTTGTGTTGGAGTCCTGGCATACAAGATCCTTAAAGATGAAGAGCACTTTGTCGGGGAACTTGTCATAATGTTTTCTGTGCCTTTTGACTACAATTTGTATGAAAACTATTTCGCGCTTGGAATTATTGAAAACCATGTCTCATGTAATGATGATCTGTTTTATGAAATGTATAACATGAAAGGTACATTCACCAGGGAAAGGGCTAAAGGAAGTGAAGTCATGTATTGTGGACAAGGAACTTGTGTGAAGGGAACAATGTCCCCTGCAGGCAATGCAATAATAAAAGTTGAATTTCGAGATTTGTAA
- the LOC132852234 gene encoding solute carrier family 2, facilitated glucose transporter member 1, whose translation MAFGESQLTATLLTSVVAAVFGSLQIGYHTGNVNSPARTIEDFFNMTWKSRHNQSMPDHSLTFLWALSVSIKDFGALLGSLGVKGLADSFGRRNAILIANTFSIAGACLMFLSKAAKSFELLIVGRFIFGLFCGLMMSLNPLYIQGVSPINLRGAFSTLNQVSFASGIFLGMVVGLETVLGTRKYWALMLSLSLIPAVLQYIILPFCPESPRYFFINCGKEQEAESALRRLRGNSDMVTKEMDEMREEASHSEVRITIRDFFLKSCYRQPIILVLIINLGSQLSGFNAIINYSTKIFTKAKFEEAKYLTLGVGAINVAFTIVSLLLVEKAGRRKLLLTGFLLVAFCNLLMTITDSLLDIVPDIRGFQVLVVFLLISAYELGPGPISWFIGAELFDQPARPIALAFTSMLNWGGKFLIALLFPPLLHLCGPYVYLLFMSTALIAFTYTMLRLPETKGRTSDDIAAEFHGAASIPLYNKTSFNTFT comes from the exons ATGGCCTTCGGAGAG AGTCAGCTGACTGCCACCCTGCTAACTTCTGTGGTGGCGGCAGTGTTTGGCTCACTGCAGATCGGATACCACACTGGCAATGTCAACTCCCCAGCCAGA ACCATTGAAGACTTCTTCAATATGACATGGAAATCAAGACACAATCAGTCCATGCCAGACCACAGTTTGACATTTCTGTGGGCTCTGTCAGTCAGCATCAAGGACTTTGGAGCCCTGTTGGGGTCATTGGGTGTTAAAGGCCTGGCTGATTCCTTTGGGCG GAGAAATGCCATTCTCATAGCAAACACTTTCTCTATAGCGGGTGCCTGTCTGATGTTTTTAAGCAAAGCAGCAAAATCTTTTGAACTTCTTATAGTGGGCCGTTTCATTTTTGGCCTGTTCTGTGGTCTGATGATGAGCCTGAACCCACTGTATATCCAGGGTGTGTCCCCAATTAACCTCCGCGGTGCCTTCTCAACTCTCAACCAGGTTTCTTTTGCCTCTGGCATTTTCCTGGGCATG GTGGTGGGCTTAGAAACAGTCCTGGGCACACGAAAATACTGGGCGTTAATGCTGTCTCTGTCCCTTATTCCAGCTGTCCTTCAGTATATAATCTTACCTTTTTGCCCCGAGAGCCCACGTTATTTCTTCATCAACTGTGGCAAAGAGCAAGAAGCAGAATCTG CTTTAAGAAGGTTAAGGGGAAACTCTGACATGGTGACAAAGGAAATGGATGAGATGAGAGAGGAAGCATCTCACAGTGAAGTGAGAATAACTATCCGGGATTTCTTCCTCAAAAGCTGCTATAGACAGCCCATAATACTTGTTCTAATCATAAACCTGGGCAGCCAGTTATCTGGATTTAATGCG ATCATAAATTattcaacaaaaatatttaccaaGGCCAAATTTGAAGAAGCAAAATATCTGACACTTGGAGTGGGAGCAATCAACGTGGCATTCACCatcgtgtct cTGCTCCTGGTGGAGAAGGCAGGGCGCAGAAAGCTGCTTCTTACTGGCTTCCTATTGGTAGCTTTTTGTAATTTACTTATGACCATCACTGACTCCTTGCTG GATATAGTCCCAGACATTCGTGGTTTTCAGGTGCTTGTGGTGTTTCTCCTGATTTCAGCGTATGAGCTTGGTCCAGGGCCCATTTCTTGGTTCATTGGCGCTGAGCTCTTTGACCAGCCAGCCCGACCAATCGCCTTGGCGTTCACCAGCATGCTCAACTGGGGGGGAAAATTCCTGATAGCCCTCCTTTTCCCACCATTATTG CACCTGTGTGGACCTTACGTCTACCTCCTCTTCATGTCCACGGCTCTGATAGCATTTACTTACACAATGCTTCGCCTCCCAGAAACAAAGGGCCGAACTTCAGATGACATTGCTGCAGAGTTTCACGGGGCAGCGAGCATTCCACTGTATAACAAAACAAGCTTCAATACTTTCACATGA